One Megamonas hypermegale genomic window carries:
- the glmM gene encoding phosphoglucosamine mutase, whose protein sequence is MARMFGTDGVRGKSNIELTPELAYKLGRAAAIYFAKENGDSATIFIGRDTRLSGPMYEAALTAGICSAGGHAVLVGVMPTPAVAFLARKHKANAGIVISASHNPFYDNGIKIFGGDGYKLPDAVEDKIETLVHKIEENDDLYRPTDEKIGYLTYRHDLLDEYIGFVVSTTDIELDGTKIVLDCANGAAYEAMPKILRRLGADVIVINDKPNGININDNCGSTHLESLQKAVIENKADIGIAHDGDADRCLCIDEKGQFIDGDHMIAACAIYMMGKGTLKNNTVVTTVMANIGFHKAIKENGGRTEITAVGDRYVLENMLENNYNLGGEQSGHIIFTDFSTTGDGPVTALQVLSYLKRTRRKASAITNIMTSYPQLLVNVKVATKEGWEDNGNIKLAIEEGKKQLGENGRILVRPSGTEPLIRVMAEGPDQKELEEICQKIAAVVKKEQG, encoded by the coding sequence ATGGCTAGAATGTTTGGTACCGATGGGGTTAGAGGTAAATCGAATATAGAACTCACACCTGAATTAGCATATAAACTCGGACGAGCTGCTGCTATTTATTTTGCAAAAGAAAATGGAGATAGCGCAACAATTTTTATAGGACGTGATACACGTTTATCTGGCCCTATGTATGAAGCTGCTCTGACTGCTGGAATTTGTTCTGCTGGTGGTCATGCTGTATTAGTTGGCGTAATGCCTACACCTGCTGTAGCATTTTTAGCACGTAAACATAAAGCCAATGCAGGTATAGTAATTTCAGCTTCACACAATCCATTTTATGATAATGGTATTAAAATTTTTGGTGGCGATGGATATAAATTACCAGACGCTGTAGAAGATAAAATTGAAACTTTAGTACACAAAATTGAAGAAAATGATGATTTATATCGCCCTACAGATGAAAAAATCGGTTATTTAACTTATCGTCATGATTTATTAGATGAATATATCGGCTTTGTTGTAAGCACAACTGATATTGAACTTGATGGTACAAAAATTGTTTTAGACTGTGCTAATGGTGCAGCATATGAAGCAATGCCAAAAATTTTACGTCGTTTAGGTGCCGATGTAATTGTTATTAATGATAAACCAAATGGTATAAATATTAATGATAATTGCGGTTCTACTCATTTAGAATCCCTTCAAAAAGCTGTTATTGAAAATAAAGCTGATATCGGTATTGCTCATGATGGTGATGCTGATAGATGTCTTTGCATTGACGAAAAAGGTCAATTCATCGATGGAGACCATATGATTGCGGCTTGTGCAATTTACATGATGGGCAAAGGCACACTTAAAAATAATACTGTTGTAACAACTGTAATGGCAAACATTGGTTTCCATAAAGCTATTAAAGAAAATGGTGGCCGTACAGAAATCACAGCTGTTGGTGACCGCTATGTATTAGAAAATATGCTTGAAAACAATTATAACCTCGGTGGTGAACAATCTGGTCATATTATATTTACAGATTTCTCCACAACTGGTGATGGCCCTGTTACAGCACTTCAAGTATTATCTTATTTAAAACGTACACGTCGCAAAGCTTCAGCTATAACAAATATAATGACAAGTTATCCACAGCTTCTTGTAAATGTAAAAGTAGCTACAAAAGAAGGCTGGGAAGATAACGGCAATATTAAACTTGCTATCGAAGAAGGTAAAAAACAACTTGGCGAAAATGGTCGTATTCTCGTTCGTCCATCTGGTACAGAACCATTAATTCGCGTTATGGCTGAAGGCCCTGACCAAAAAGAATTAGAAGAAATTTGCCAAAAAATAGCCGCTGTAGTAAAAAAAGAACAGGGTTGA
- a CDS encoding ABC transporter substrate-binding protein, translating into MKKYFLAYFFILSLLVFTGCGNNTDNNINGEKIFRYGTTAYGIEMGNTGLNPHSNYSGWSTVRYGVGETLFKFNDKMELVPWLASGYERIDDYTVKIFLKDSIKFSSGRKLDGQAVKECLEHLIHVHDRAANDLKIDSIIADGQTVTIKSTEKIPVLLNYLSDPYGAIIDMQYGITEDDNVAGTGPFIATKVSNTEIELKKNPDYWNGTVGMDKVFIKEIVDGDTLTMAMQSGELDAVQGLSYINLALFKNNDKYKISSADTSRCFFMQFNYETPALQDYNVRKAIALGIDKASFSNNLLYGNGSVATGAFPDNFSFGNQNIIAPQFDIEKAKELLAKSGWTDTNNDGYVDKDGQKLVIRWLTYPGRQELPLLAEAAQATLKQIGIDVIINNTTNQQDFFNRGDWDIYASAFVTAPTGDPEYFFTTHCLKNSTKNRGHYYNIDLEAIARQLHDEFNPQKRAELAIKMQQIIVDDCAFVFVSHLKMSFVMKKNVVGFEADPSDYYELTADLNYN; encoded by the coding sequence ATGAAAAAATATTTTTTAGCTTATTTTTTTATTTTATCACTATTAGTTTTTACAGGTTGCGGTAATAATACTGATAATAATATCAACGGTGAAAAGATTTTTCGTTATGGCACAACGGCTTATGGCATAGAAATGGGCAATACGGGACTTAATCCGCATAGTAATTATTCTGGCTGGTCTACTGTTCGCTATGGTGTGGGCGAAACTTTATTTAAATTCAACGATAAAATGGAGCTTGTGCCATGGTTAGCCTCTGGTTATGAACGAATTGATGATTATACAGTAAAGATATTTTTAAAAGACAGTATAAAATTTTCTAGCGGGCGAAAATTGGACGGGCAAGCTGTAAAAGAATGTTTAGAACATCTAATCCATGTACATGACCGCGCAGCAAATGATTTAAAAATAGACAGTATAATAGCTGATGGGCAAACTGTTACCATTAAATCTACAGAAAAAATCCCTGTATTATTAAATTATTTAAGCGACCCTTATGGTGCTATTATCGATATGCAATATGGCATAACAGAAGATGATAACGTGGCTGGAACAGGGCCTTTTATTGCGACGAAAGTTTCAAATACAGAAATAGAGTTAAAGAAAAATCCTGATTATTGGAATGGAACGGTAGGCATGGATAAAGTATTTATCAAAGAAATAGTCGATGGCGATACGCTCACAATGGCAATGCAATCAGGTGAACTTGATGCTGTACAAGGCTTGTCGTATATTAATTTAGCTTTATTTAAAAATAACGATAAATATAAAATTAGCAGTGCAGATACTTCGCGTTGTTTCTTCATGCAATTCAATTACGAAACGCCAGCTCTTCAAGATTACAATGTACGCAAGGCAATTGCACTCGGCATAGACAAAGCTAGTTTTAGCAATAATCTATTATACGGCAATGGCTCTGTGGCAACTGGGGCTTTTCCAGATAATTTTAGTTTTGGTAATCAAAATATAATAGCACCTCAATTTGATATAGAAAAAGCAAAAGAGCTTTTGGCTAAATCTGGCTGGACGGATACGAATAATGATGGTTATGTAGATAAAGATGGGCAAAAATTAGTAATTCGTTGGCTCACTTATCCCGGTAGACAAGAATTACCACTACTCGCTGAAGCGGCACAGGCAACGTTGAAGCAAATCGGGATTGATGTCATCATAAATAATACGACTAATCAACAGGATTTTTTCAATCGAGGTGATTGGGATATCTATGCTAGTGCTTTTGTAACAGCACCGACAGGCGACCCAGAATATTTCTTTACCACACATTGCTTAAAAAATTCAACGAAAAACAGAGGTCATTATTACAATATCGATTTAGAAGCGATAGCACGCCAATTACACGATGAATTTAACCCGCAAAAACGAGCTGAATTAGCGATAAAAATGCAACAGATAATCGTAGATGACTGTGCATTTGTTTTCGTATCGCATTTAAAAATGTCTTTCGTCATGAAAAAAAATGTAGTGGGATTTGAAGCTGACCCTTCGGATTACTATGAGCTAACTGCTGATTTAAATTATAATTGA
- a CDS encoding LysR family transcriptional regulator, whose translation MIELPSIQQLENFIIYSQFKDFALAAEKAGITQSAFRFQMKKLEETVGIQLITHNNKNSELTDDGKLFLSKVENIVEQLRQAVKDIKTSGGEQVCLSVGALMSLGDVLLDQHLTYFKKYNANIKINLSNLEANSLLSRLEDGSIDIISTFTLENLDENEYENIFFCNERMVYYAPNIQNGSNIINIEEICQYPLVQYSPYYLMYETIQDYFKKYNYSPEIEAWFSTPYAIMHYCQQNQVGAVLSERLLNAMGFYDGYYAIDPNFSLKCHLLYKKSNPKYKYIKIFTDYIDKLYNKK comes from the coding sequence ATGATAGAATTACCAAGCATCCAACAATTAGAAAATTTTATTATTTATAGTCAGTTTAAAGATTTTGCACTTGCTGCAGAAAAAGCAGGTATAACTCAATCAGCTTTTCGTTTTCAAATGAAAAAGTTAGAAGAAACAGTAGGTATACAATTAATAACACATAACAATAAAAATAGTGAATTAACCGATGATGGCAAATTATTTTTATCTAAGGTAGAAAATATTGTAGAGCAATTACGACAAGCTGTTAAAGATATAAAAACTTCTGGCGGCGAACAAGTTTGCTTGTCTGTTGGAGCTTTGATGTCTTTAGGTGATGTTTTACTTGACCAGCATTTAACGTATTTTAAAAAATACAATGCTAATATTAAAATAAATTTATCTAATTTAGAAGCTAATTCATTATTATCACGTTTAGAAGATGGCAGCATTGATATTATTTCTACATTTACATTGGAAAATTTAGATGAAAATGAATATGAAAATATTTTCTTTTGTAATGAACGCATGGTTTATTATGCGCCTAATATTCAAAACGGCAGTAATATCATTAATATCGAAGAAATTTGTCAATATCCTTTAGTGCAATATTCACCATATTATTTAATGTATGAAACAATTCAGGACTACTTTAAGAAATATAATTATTCACCAGAAATAGAAGCATGGTTTTCTACACCGTATGCTATTATGCATTATTGCCAACAAAATCAAGTCGGTGCCGTTTTATCTGAGCGTTTATTAAATGCTATGGGCTTTTATGATGGATACTATGCAATAGACCCTAATTTTAGCTTAAAATGTCATTTATTATATAAAAAATCAAATCCTAAATATAAATATATAAAAATCTTTACTGATTATATTGACAAATTATATAATAAAAAGTAA
- a CDS encoding alpha/beta hydrolase, translating to MNLKNVMQKMIVLPMTACVLFLGMQFTEASRLNPFSNVQTLDISGEAKATYIDEKTTNFFNSPAPTAEEYIVPDGWKQEKLSFDGVPVEKYTSTTTKTDRIVFFLHGGGYVGGLNNLYRDWGLHKAEVAGNATVFMLDYRLAPQNVYPAALEDAVKAYKGLLQMGYKPDNIILMGDSAGGNLSLALAVYLRDNKIPQPKAIVLLSPWTYLGTNLPAHTNNLEKDKMLGSKNKFMLTEVSNPSYTKDIDITNPYVSPAYADLTGISPMLIIAGGDELLLDDTALVSAHAKAAGVEITEKIYPGMSHDWDILLPELPESKAMNEQIAQFINQKFK from the coding sequence ATGAACTTAAAAAATGTCATGCAAAAAATGATTGTATTACCTATGACAGCATGTGTATTGTTTTTAGGAATGCAATTCACAGAGGCTTCGCGTCTTAATCCGTTTTCTAATGTTCAAACATTAGATATTTCAGGCGAAGCTAAGGCAACTTATATCGATGAAAAGACTACAAACTTTTTTAATTCTCCAGCACCGACTGCAGAAGAATACATTGTACCAGATGGTTGGAAACAAGAAAAATTATCATTTGATGGCGTGCCGGTAGAAAAATACACATCTACAACAACAAAAACAGACCGAATTGTATTTTTCTTGCACGGTGGTGGATATGTTGGTGGATTAAATAATCTTTATCGCGATTGGGGCTTGCACAAAGCGGAAGTAGCGGGAAATGCTACTGTATTCATGCTCGATTACCGTTTAGCACCACAAAATGTATATCCTGCAGCTTTAGAAGATGCAGTTAAAGCATATAAAGGATTATTGCAAATGGGCTATAAACCAGATAATATAATTTTAATGGGCGATTCTGCTGGTGGTAATTTATCATTAGCATTAGCTGTGTATTTACGTGATAATAAAATCCCACAACCTAAAGCTATTGTCTTACTCTCACCTTGGACATATTTAGGAACAAATTTACCAGCGCATACAAACAATCTTGAAAAAGATAAAATGCTCGGCTCTAAAAATAAATTCATGTTAACAGAAGTAAGCAATCCATCTTATACTAAAGATATTGATATAACAAATCCATATGTATCACCAGCATATGCTGATTTGACAGGCATTTCTCCAATGCTCATCATAGCAGGTGGTGATGAGTTGCTTTTAGATGATACAGCACTTGTTAGTGCTCATGCTAAAGCTGCTGGCGTAGAAATAACAGAAAAAATTTATCCTGGTATGTCACACGATTGGGATATATTATTGCCGGAATTACCAGAATCAAAAGCTATGAATGAACAGATTGCTCAATTTATAAATCAAAAATTTAAATGA
- a CDS encoding ABC transporter ATP-binding protein, whose amino-acid sequence MALLDICNVNITYDKKNIVSDVSLSIDEGQILGIVGKSGCGKSTLLKAILNILPDNASLTSGEIFYKGQNLNDLSNKAWQEIRGRQISMIFQNAKTSFCPVRTIGQQLYETIAEHSAYTKKEIFAQAIDLFDKIRLQNGEKILNSYPFELSGGTNQRIAIAIAMLLKPKLLLADEPTSALDVVSQMQVIKEMMKLQQIFQTSIILVSHNINLVSRVANKIAIMQEGKIVEYNFTKQIMHNPQHQFTKELLQSIYHL is encoded by the coding sequence ATGGCATTATTGGATATTTGCAATGTAAATATCACTTATGATAAAAAAAATATTGTTTCAGATGTAAGCCTTTCGATTGATGAAGGGCAAATTCTCGGCATAGTGGGCAAATCTGGTTGCGGAAAATCGACATTATTAAAGGCAATATTAAATATATTGCCTGATAATGCTTCTTTGACAAGTGGAGAGATTTTTTACAAAGGGCAAAATCTAAATGATTTATCTAACAAAGCATGGCAGGAAATACGCGGTAGACAAATTAGTATGATATTTCAAAATGCCAAAACATCATTTTGTCCTGTTAGAACAATAGGGCAACAATTATATGAAACTATTGCAGAGCATAGTGCTTATACAAAAAAAGAAATATTTGCTCAAGCAATTGATTTATTCGATAAAATTCGTTTGCAAAATGGCGAAAAGATTTTAAACAGTTATCCATTTGAATTATCTGGTGGCACAAATCAGCGCATAGCCATTGCGATAGCTATGCTATTAAAACCAAAACTTTTATTGGCAGATGAACCAACTTCAGCTCTTGATGTCGTATCGCAGATGCAAGTCATAAAAGAAATGATGAAATTGCAACAGATTTTTCAGACGAGTATAATATTAGTTTCGCATAATATAAATCTTGTCAGCCGTGTAGCCAATAAAATTGCCATCATGCAAGAAGGAAAAATCGTTGAATATAATTTCACCAAGCAAATTATGCACAATCCTCAACATCAATTTACAAAAGAATTATTACAATCTATATATCATTTATGA
- a CDS encoding ABC transporter ATP-binding protein, whose product MEPILSVEGLTKRFNQDKSSVLAVDNISFQLFSGDCLGIVGESSCGKSTTVNLITRLKDVDSGKIILNGIDITSAKGKSLHSVYQKMQMVFQFPQDSFNPHQKLNDAIIEPLINNGMSKREAKKQLPYLLDLVGLDLSLINNKYSYELSGGQCQRVAIARAIAIKPKILICDEATSALDVISQKQIVDLLKKLQKQFNLSIILITHDLSLVRQICNRVIVMYRGKIVEENSTNEILQNPQQEYTKLLIQSTV is encoded by the coding sequence ATGGAACCTATTTTAAGTGTAGAAGGACTAACAAAGAGATTTAATCAAGATAAATCAAGTGTTTTAGCTGTGGATAATATCAGTTTTCAATTATTTTCTGGCGATTGTTTGGGAATTGTTGGTGAGTCTAGTTGCGGTAAATCCACTACAGTCAATTTAATAACGCGCTTAAAAGATGTAGATAGCGGAAAAATCATTTTAAATGGAATAGATATCACTTCTGCTAAAGGAAAATCATTGCATAGTGTTTATCAAAAAATGCAGATGGTTTTTCAATTTCCGCAAGACTCGTTTAATCCTCATCAAAAATTAAATGACGCTATAATTGAACCTTTAATCAATAATGGTATGAGCAAACGAGAGGCAAAAAAACAATTGCCATATTTGTTAGATTTAGTCGGGCTAGATTTATCGCTTATAAATAATAAATACTCATATGAATTGAGTGGCGGTCAATGCCAAAGGGTTGCTATTGCCCGTGCTATTGCGATAAAACCTAAAATTTTAATCTGTGATGAAGCAACATCTGCTTTAGATGTCATCAGTCAAAAACAAATTGTAGATTTACTAAAAAAATTGCAAAAGCAGTTCAATCTTTCCATAATTTTAATAACGCATGATTTATCCTTAGTGCGACAGATTTGCAATCGTGTTATCGTGATGTATCGCGGCAAAATTGTCGAAGAAAATTCAACAAATGAAATTTTACAAAATCCACAGCAAGAATATACAAAACTTTTAATTCAATCTACTGTATAA
- the glmS gene encoding glutamine--fructose-6-phosphate transaminase (isomerizing) — MCGIVGYVGEKQAADFLVDGLTKLEYRGYDSAGIAVFDGEKIDIEKTVGRLAALKEKIKGHTPKGVIGIGHTRWATHGRPSDVNAHPHTDCSGKFAIVHNGIIENFMSLKEELIAKGHKFVSETDTEVVAHLIEDVYDGDFVKAVNAVLDRIEGSYSLVFMCQDYPDTLICTKKDNPLVIGLGDGENFIASDIPAIIAYTRRTYIMNDGEIAVVKKDSIWVTDRKGNPITKKVFEVNWNAEAAEKGGYEHFMLKEIYEQPKAVRDTISPRLNKDNTAIVLNELKWTKQYVEAFNKVYIIACGTAYHAGLVGKYYIEKLARIPVEIDIASEFRYRDPIIDDHTLTIVISQSGETSDTLAALKESKRLGAKTLAVTNVVGSSIAREADQVMYTWAGPEIAVASTKAYTTQLVTMFILAMYMSSLKGTISPERTHELLTELRHLPDQVGRTLEDVEPIKAFAKNYAYNNDVFYIGRSLDYYVALEGALKLKEISYIHAEAYAAGELKHGTLALIESGVPVIALATQKSVYEKTLSNIKEVKARDAVIIGIAAADDNELEKYVDHVIKVPTTDELLIPLLTVVPLQLLAYYAAITRGCDVDKPRNLAKSVTVE, encoded by the coding sequence ATGTGCGGTATTGTTGGTTATGTTGGTGAAAAACAGGCAGCTGATTTCTTAGTAGATGGCTTAACTAAATTAGAATACAGAGGTTATGACTCTGCTGGTATTGCTGTTTTTGATGGTGAAAAAATTGACATCGAAAAAACAGTAGGTCGTCTTGCCGCTTTAAAAGAAAAAATTAAAGGTCACACTCCAAAAGGTGTAATCGGTATTGGTCACACAAGATGGGCAACTCATGGACGTCCTTCTGATGTTAACGCTCATCCACATACAGATTGCTCCGGTAAATTTGCTATTGTTCACAACGGTATCATTGAAAACTTCATGTCCCTTAAAGAAGAATTAATCGCTAAAGGACATAAATTCGTTTCTGAAACTGATACAGAAGTTGTAGCTCATTTAATCGAAGATGTTTATGATGGCGATTTTGTAAAAGCTGTAAATGCAGTTTTAGACCGCATTGAAGGTTCTTACTCTCTCGTATTCATGTGCCAGGATTATCCAGATACACTTATCTGCACAAAAAAAGATAATCCACTCGTTATCGGTCTTGGTGATGGTGAAAACTTCATTGCTTCTGATATTCCAGCAATCATCGCTTATACTCGTCGCACATACATCATGAATGATGGCGAAATCGCAGTAGTTAAAAAAGATAGCATTTGGGTAACTGATAGAAAAGGCAATCCTATTACTAAAAAAGTATTCGAAGTAAATTGGAATGCTGAAGCAGCAGAAAAAGGCGGCTATGAACATTTCATGCTCAAAGAAATTTATGAACAGCCAAAAGCTGTAAGAGATACAATTTCTCCACGCCTCAATAAAGATAACACTGCTATTGTACTCAATGAACTTAAATGGACAAAACAATATGTTGAAGCTTTCAACAAAGTATATATCATCGCTTGCGGTACTGCTTATCATGCAGGACTTGTAGGTAAATACTATATTGAAAAATTAGCTCGTATTCCAGTAGAAATTGATATTGCTTCTGAATTTAGATACAGAGACCCTATCATCGATGACCATACACTCACTATTGTAATCAGTCAGTCTGGTGAAACAAGCGATACACTTGCAGCATTAAAAGAATCCAAACGCCTTGGTGCTAAAACTTTAGCAGTTACAAACGTTGTAGGTTCTTCTATCGCTCGTGAAGCTGACCAAGTTATGTACACTTGGGCTGGTCCTGAAATTGCAGTAGCTTCTACTAAAGCATATACAACACAGCTCGTTACAATGTTTATACTTGCTATGTATATGTCCAGCTTAAAAGGTACAATTTCTCCTGAAAGAACACATGAACTTTTAACAGAACTTCGTCATTTACCTGACCAAGTTGGTCGTACTTTAGAAGATGTTGAACCAATTAAAGCATTTGCTAAAAACTATGCTTATAACAACGATGTATTTTACATTGGTCGTTCTCTTGACTACTATGTAGCTCTTGAAGGCGCATTGAAATTAAAAGAAATCTCCTATATTCATGCTGAAGCATATGCTGCTGGCGAATTAAAACATGGTACACTCGCGTTAATCGAATCCGGTGTTCCTGTAATTGCCTTAGCTACACAAAAGAGCGTATATGAAAAAACTCTTAGCAATATCAAAGAAGTTAAAGCTCGTGATGCTGTTATCATCGGTATTGCTGCTGCAGATGACAATGAATTGGAAAAATACGTTGACCATGTAATTAAAGTTCCAACAACTGATGAATTATTAATTCCACTTCTTACAGTAGTTCCACTTCAACTTTTGGCTTACTATGCAGCAATCACTCGTGGTTGTGATGTAGATAAACCAAGAAATCTTGCTAAATCTGTAACTGTAGAATAA
- a CDS encoding Mrp/NBP35 family ATP-binding protein, producing the protein MSENCNHDCSSCGTTCGERKESQSLRVPANPNSHIKKVIAVMSGKGGVGKSLVTSMMAVTMQRRGYKTAILDADITGPSIPKVFHLQGKVSGTDLGITPATTKSGIKIISTNLILDNETDPVVWRGPILGGVVKQFWSDVNWGEVDYMFVDMPPGTGDVPLTVYQSLPIDGIIVVTTPQELVSMIVEKAVNMAGLLSIPILGIVENMSYFVCPNCKEKHHIFGQSKLKEEAERYGITNTATLPIEPSLAQRCDAGTFEDFEGDFLNSLGSILEGK; encoded by the coding sequence ATGAGTGAAAATTGTAATCATGATTGCTCAAGTTGTGGTACAACTTGTGGAGAACGTAAAGAATCACAAAGCTTACGTGTTCCAGCAAATCCAAATTCACATATAAAAAAAGTTATTGCTGTTATGAGTGGTAAAGGTGGCGTTGGTAAATCTTTAGTTACTTCTATGATGGCGGTAACTATGCAACGTCGTGGCTATAAAACAGCGATTTTAGATGCAGATATTACAGGTCCATCTATTCCAAAGGTTTTTCATTTGCAAGGAAAAGTTTCTGGTACAGACCTTGGTATAACACCAGCAACGACTAAATCAGGTATAAAAATTATTTCTACAAATTTAATTTTAGATAATGAAACAGACCCTGTAGTTTGGCGTGGACCAATTCTTGGTGGAGTTGTAAAACAATTCTGGTCTGATGTAAATTGGGGCGAAGTTGATTATATGTTCGTAGATATGCCTCCAGGAACGGGAGATGTACCACTTACAGTATATCAATCTTTACCAATTGATGGTATTATTGTTGTTACTACACCGCAAGAACTTGTTTCCATGATTGTAGAAAAAGCCGTTAATATGGCAGGCCTTTTAAGTATTCCTATTTTAGGTATTGTAGAAAATATGTCTTATTTTGTTTGTCCTAATTGTAAAGAAAAACACCATATTTTTGGACAATCTAAATTAAAAGAAGAAGCTGAAAGATATGGTATTACAAATACTGCTACATTACCTATAGAGCCATCTTTAGCTCAAAGATGTGATGCCGGTACATTTGAAGATTTTGAAGGAGATTTTCTTAATTCTTTAGGTAGTATTTTAGAAGGTAAATAA
- a CDS encoding IMP dehydrogenase yields the protein MAYYFKEASHTFGEYLLVPGYSSDKCIPANVSLRTPLVKFAKGEEPKISLNIPMTSAIMQAVSNDTMAIALAKEGGISFIYGSQTIEEQAAMVSRVKNYKSGFVSSDSNIMPSTTLGEVLALKQKTGHSTMAVTEDGTPTGKLVGIVTSRDYRISRMTLDTKVETFMTPFSKLIYADAETTTLSMANDLIWQHKLNMLPLVDKNQRLRYMVFRKDYTDNKEHSLELTDKNKRYLVGAGINTRDYAERVPALLKAGADVLCIDSSEGFSEWQRITLKYIHENFGEDVKVGAGNVVDKEGFRFLAEAGADFIKVGIGGGSICITRETKGIGRGQATAVIDVAEARDEYYKETGIYIPICSDGGIVHDYHMTLALAMGADFLMLGRYFSRFDESPTNKVRINGTYLKEYWGEGSNRARNWQRYDLGGDKKLSFEEGVDSYVPYAGPLHDNVMLSLSKMRSTMCNCGSLNLAEFRDKAKLTLVSATSIVEGGSHDVILKDKFRGND from the coding sequence GTGGCATATTATTTTAAAGAAGCATCTCATACTTTTGGTGAATATTTATTGGTTCCTGGTTATTCTTCAGATAAATGTATTCCTGCGAATGTTTCTCTTAGAACTCCACTCGTAAAATTCGCAAAGGGTGAAGAACCTAAGATTTCACTTAACATTCCTATGACTTCCGCTATCATGCAGGCTGTATCAAACGATACAATGGCTATTGCTCTTGCTAAAGAAGGCGGCATTTCTTTTATTTACGGTTCTCAAACTATTGAAGAACAGGCTGCAATGGTTAGCCGTGTAAAAAATTACAAGTCTGGTTTTGTAAGTAGTGATTCTAATATTATGCCTTCCACCACACTCGGTGAAGTATTAGCTTTAAAACAAAAAACTGGTCATTCTACAATGGCAGTTACAGAAGATGGTACACCAACTGGTAAATTGGTAGGTATTGTTACTAGTCGTGATTATCGTATCAGTCGTATGACTCTCGATACAAAAGTAGAAACATTCATGACTCCATTCAGCAAATTAATTTATGCTGATGCTGAAACAACTACCTTATCTATGGCAAATGACCTCATTTGGCAGCATAAACTCAATATGCTTCCACTCGTTGATAAAAATCAACGTTTACGCTATATGGTATTCAGAAAAGACTATACTGACAACAAAGAACACAGTTTAGAACTTACTGACAAAAACAAACGTTACCTCGTAGGTGCAGGTATCAATACTCGTGATTATGCAGAACGTGTTCCAGCACTTTTAAAAGCTGGTGCTGATGTACTTTGTATTGACTCCTCTGAAGGTTTCTCCGAATGGCAAAGAATCACTTTAAAATACATTCATGAAAACTTCGGTGAAGATGTAAAAGTTGGTGCTGGTAACGTTGTTGATAAAGAAGGTTTCCGCTTCCTCGCTGAAGCTGGTGCAGACTTTATCAAAGTTGGTATCGGTGGCGGTTCTATCTGTATTACTCGTGAAACAAAAGGTATCGGTCGTGGACAAGCTACTGCTGTAATTGATGTTGCAGAAGCTCGTGATGAATATTACAAAGAAACTGGTATCTACATTCCAATTTGTTCTGATGGCGGTATCGTACATGATTATCATATGACACTTGCATTGGCAATGGGTGCAGATTTCCTCATGCTCGGTCGTTATTTCTCTCGTTTTGATGAAAGCCCAACAAATAAAGTTCGTATCAACGGCACATATCTCAAAGAATATTGGGGCGAAGGTTCTAACCGTGCTCGTAACTGGCAGCGTTATGACTTAGGTGGAGATAAAAAATTATCCTTCGAAGAAGGTGTTGACTCTTATGTTCCATACGCTGGTCCACTTCATGATAATGTAATGCTCAGCCTTAGCAAAATGCGTTCTACTATGTGCAACTGCGGTTCTTTAAACCTTGCTGAATTCAGAGATAAAGCAAAACTTACACTTGTATCAGCTACAAGTATCGTTGAAGGCGGTTCTCATGACGTTATCCTCAAAGATAAATTCAGAGGCAACGACTGA